Proteins co-encoded in one Streptomyces roseochromogenus subsp. oscitans DS 12.976 genomic window:
- a CDS encoding M4 family metallopeptidase has protein sequence MSRGGHTRAAVGAALVSTAALLAVGLQAAPAIATSAAAHPSPLRTGGLAAKLSPAQHQALMRSARQQTAATARTLGLGAQEKLVVKDVVKDNDGTLHTRYERTYAGLPVLGGDLVVHTPPASLAAGTVSTTYNNKHKIKVASTTATVTKSAAEAKALKTAKSLAAGKPATDSARKVIWAGDGTPKLAWETVIGGFQDDGTPSRLHVITDATTGKELYRYQAIETGVGNTHYSGQVTLTTTQSGSTYTLTDGVRGGHKTYNLNHGTSGTGTLFSQNNDTWGDGTNSNAATAGADAHYGAQETWDFYKNTFGRSGIKNDGVGAYSRVHYGNAYVNAFWDDSCFCMTYGDGSGNNDPLTSLDVAGHEMSHGVTANTAGLDYTGESGGLNEATSDIMGTGVEFYANNSSDPGDYLIGEKININGDGTPLRYMDKPSKDGNSADSWYSGVGGLDVHYSSGPANHMFYLLSEGSGTKVINGVTYNSPTSDGVAVTGIGRAAALQIWYKALTTYMTSSTDYAAARTAALNAAAALYGTNSTQYAGVGNAFAGINVGSHITPPSSGVTVTNPGSQTSAVGTAVSLQIQASSTNSGALSYSASGLPAGLSINSSTGLITGTPTAAGTSNTTVTVTDSTGATGTATFSWTVNSGGGGCTSAQLLSNPGFESGGTGWTATSGVITTDSGEAAHSGSYKAWLDGYGSSHTDTLSQSVTIPAGCKATLTFYLHIDTSETTSGTQYDKLTVTAGSKTLATYSNLNAASGYSQKTFDLSSLAGSTVTLKFNGVEDSSLQTSFVVDDTALTTG, from the coding sequence GTGTCCCGCGGAGGGCACACGCGGGCCGCGGTCGGAGCCGCCCTGGTCTCCACCGCGGCCTTGCTCGCCGTCGGCCTCCAGGCCGCCCCGGCGATCGCCACATCCGCCGCCGCCCACCCCAGCCCGCTGCGCACCGGCGGCCTGGCGGCCAAGCTCAGCCCGGCCCAGCACCAGGCGCTGATGCGCAGCGCCCGGCAGCAGACCGCCGCGACCGCCCGCACCCTCGGGCTCGGCGCCCAGGAGAAGCTGGTCGTCAAGGACGTCGTCAAGGACAACGACGGCACCCTGCACACCCGGTACGAGCGCACCTACGCCGGCCTCCCCGTCCTCGGCGGCGACCTCGTCGTGCACACCCCGCCCGCCTCCCTCGCCGCGGGCACCGTGAGCACCACCTACAACAACAAGCACAAGATCAAGGTCGCCTCCACCACCGCGACCGTCACCAAGTCGGCCGCCGAGGCCAAGGCCTTGAAGACCGCCAAGTCCCTCGCCGCCGGGAAGCCCGCCACCGACAGCGCCCGCAAGGTGATCTGGGCCGGCGACGGCACCCCGAAGCTCGCCTGGGAGACGGTGATCGGCGGCTTCCAGGACGACGGCACGCCCAGCCGGCTGCACGTCATCACCGACGCCACCACCGGCAAGGAGCTGTACCGGTACCAGGCGATCGAGACCGGCGTCGGCAACACCCACTACAGCGGCCAGGTCACGCTGACGACGACCCAGTCGGGTTCGACGTACACGCTGACCGACGGGGTGCGCGGCGGGCACAAGACGTACAACCTGAACCACGGCACCTCGGGCACGGGGACTCTGTTCTCGCAGAACAACGACACCTGGGGCGACGGCACCAACTCCAACGCAGCCACCGCGGGCGCCGACGCGCACTACGGGGCCCAGGAGACCTGGGACTTCTACAAGAACACGTTCGGCCGCAGCGGCATCAAGAACGACGGTGTCGGCGCCTACTCCCGCGTGCACTACGGCAATGCGTACGTGAACGCGTTCTGGGACGACAGCTGCTTCTGCATGACCTACGGCGACGGCTCCGGCAACAACGACCCGCTGACCTCGCTGGACGTGGCCGGCCACGAGATGAGCCACGGTGTCACCGCCAACACCGCGGGCCTGGACTACACCGGTGAGTCCGGCGGCCTGAACGAGGCGACCAGCGACATCATGGGCACCGGCGTGGAGTTCTACGCCAACAACAGCTCGGATCCCGGTGACTACCTCATCGGTGAGAAGATCAACATCAACGGCGACGGCACCCCGCTGCGCTACATGGACAAGCCCAGCAAGGACGGCAACTCGGCCGACTCCTGGTACTCGGGCGTCGGCGGCCTCGACGTGCACTACTCCTCGGGCCCGGCGAACCATATGTTCTACCTGCTGTCCGAGGGCAGCGGCACCAAGGTCATCAACGGCGTGACCTACAACAGCCCGACCTCCGACGGCGTCGCCGTCACCGGCATCGGCCGCGCCGCCGCGCTGCAGATCTGGTACAAGGCGCTGACGACATACATGACGTCGAGCACCGACTACGCCGCCGCCCGCACCGCCGCCCTGAACGCGGCGGCCGCCCTGTACGGCACCAACTCCACCCAGTACGCGGGCGTCGGCAACGCCTTCGCCGGCATCAACGTCGGCAGCCACATCACCCCGCCGAGCAGCGGCGTGACGGTCACCAACCCCGGCAGCCAGACCTCGGCCGTCGGCACCGCCGTGAGCCTGCAGATCCAGGCGAGCAGCACCAACAGCGGCGCCCTGTCCTACAGCGCCTCCGGTCTGCCCGCGGGCCTCTCGATCAACAGCTCCACCGGTCTGATCACCGGCACGCCCACGGCGGCGGGCACCTCCAACACCACGGTGACGGTGACCGACTCCACCGGGGCGACCGGCACCGCGACCTTCAGCTGGACGGTCAACTCCGGTGGCGGCGGTTGCACCTCGGCCCAGCTGCTGAGCAACCCAGGCTTCGAGTCCGGCGGCACCGGCTGGACCGCCACCAGCGGCGTCATCACCACCGACAGCGGTGAAGCCGCCCACAGCGGGTCGTACAAGGCCTGGCTGGACGGTTACGGCAGCTCGCACACCGACACCCTGTCCCAGTCGGTGACGATCCCCGCGGGCTGCAAGGCGACCCTGACCTTCTACCTGCACATCGACACCTCGGAGACCACCAGCGGCACCCAGTACGACAAGCTGACGGTGACCGCGGGTTCGAAGACCCTCGCGACCTACTCGAACCTCAACGCGGCTTCCGGCTACAGCCAGAAGACCTTCGACCTGTCCTCGCTGGCGGGCTCGACGGTCACGCTGAAGTTCAACGGCGTGGAGGACTCCTCGCTGCAGACCAGCTTCGTCGTGGACGACACCGCCCTGACGACCGGCTGA
- a CDS encoding glycoside hydrolase family 64 protein: MPQTRTRPALPLAAAATLVGGVLALGAPDRAGAAVPDTIPLQITNNSGRSEPVYVYDLGTQLSSGTQGWADANGAFHAWPAGGNPPTPAPDAAIDGPAPGQSKTIRIPKFSGRIYFSYGQRLDFRLATGGLVQPAVQNPSDPNRNTLFNWSEYTLNDAGLWLNSTQVDMFSAPYAVGVRRSDGGVSTTGHLKSGGYTGFFNALRGQSGGWSGLIQTRSDGTVLRALSPLYGVETGALPANVMDDYVNRVWQKYTTSTLTVTPFADQPDTKYYGRVSGGVMNFTDASGAVVTSFQKPDADSVFGCHKLLDAPNDNVRGPVSRTLCAGFNRSTLLINAHQPDTTTTGFYQDAVTNQYARAVHAEMADGKAYAFAFDDVGNQESLVHDGGPQQAYLTLDPLS, translated from the coding sequence GTGCCTCAGACACGCACACGCCCGGCGCTGCCCCTGGCGGCCGCCGCGACCCTGGTCGGCGGAGTGCTCGCGCTCGGCGCCCCGGACCGTGCCGGTGCCGCCGTACCGGACACCATCCCGCTGCAGATCACCAACAACTCGGGCCGCTCCGAACCGGTCTATGTCTACGACCTCGGCACCCAGCTGTCCTCCGGGACGCAGGGCTGGGCCGACGCAAACGGCGCCTTCCACGCCTGGCCGGCGGGCGGCAACCCCCCAACTCCCGCTCCGGACGCGGCGATCGACGGTCCGGCACCCGGACAGTCGAAGACGATCCGGATACCGAAGTTCTCCGGCCGGATCTACTTCTCCTACGGCCAGAGGCTCGACTTCCGGCTGGCCACCGGCGGCCTGGTGCAGCCCGCCGTGCAGAACCCCTCCGACCCCAACCGGAACACCCTCTTCAACTGGTCCGAGTACACGCTCAACGACGCCGGGCTGTGGCTGAACAGCACCCAGGTGGACATGTTCTCGGCGCCGTACGCGGTCGGGGTGCGGCGCTCCGACGGCGGTGTGAGCACCACCGGGCATCTGAAGTCCGGTGGCTACACGGGGTTCTTCAACGCGCTGCGCGGCCAGTCGGGCGGCTGGTCAGGGCTGATCCAGACCCGCTCCGACGGCACGGTGCTGCGCGCGCTCTCGCCGCTGTACGGCGTGGAGACCGGCGCCCTGCCGGCGAACGTGATGGACGACTACGTCAACCGGGTCTGGCAGAAGTACACGACGTCGACGCTGACCGTGACGCCGTTCGCCGACCAGCCGGACACCAAGTACTACGGCCGGGTCTCGGGCGGCGTCATGAACTTCACCGACGCCTCGGGCGCGGTCGTCACCAGCTTCCAGAAGCCCGACGCGGACAGCGTCTTCGGCTGCCACAAGCTGCTCGACGCGCCCAACGACAACGTCCGCGGCCCCGTCTCCCGCACCCTGTGCGCGGGTTTCAACCGCTCGACGCTGCTGATCAACGCCCATCAGCCGGACACCACGACGACCGGCTTCTACCAGGACGCCGTGACGAACCAGTACGCGCGTGCCGTTCACGCCGAGATGGCCGACGGGAAGGCCTACGCGTTCGCCTTCGACGACGTCGGGAACCAGGAGTCGCTGGTCCACGACGGCGGACCGCAGCAGGCGTATCTGACGCTGGATCCGCTGAGCTGA
- a CDS encoding dienelactone hydrolase family protein, with translation MTDVQGNDVDIRTGDGIADAYVAHAADGHPRPGVLFYQDAYGLRPHLRSMADRLAAAGYTVLVPNVFYRLGRTPVVDLPAFIDPGADPTLWERLGPVVSSLTPDLVARDASAYLGWLADSPLVADGPVALTGYCMGARLALWTAAAHPDRVAAAAGFHGGGLATDEPTSPHLGAPDITAELYFGHADNDRSLPPEQIARFEEALTAAGVRHTCEVYPGAHHGYTQADTPAYNREADERHWAALLDLLKRTF, from the coding sequence ATGACCGATGTTCAGGGAAACGATGTCGACATCCGGACCGGGGACGGCATCGCCGACGCCTACGTCGCCCATGCCGCCGACGGACACCCACGTCCGGGTGTGCTGTTCTACCAGGACGCCTACGGACTGCGTCCGCATCTGAGGTCGATGGCCGACCGGCTGGCCGCCGCCGGCTACACCGTGCTGGTGCCGAACGTGTTCTACCGCCTCGGCCGGACCCCGGTCGTCGATCTGCCGGCGTTCATCGACCCGGGTGCCGATCCGACCCTCTGGGAGCGGCTCGGCCCGGTCGTGTCCTCGCTGACGCCGGACCTGGTCGCGCGGGACGCGAGCGCCTATCTGGGCTGGCTGGCCGACAGCCCGCTGGTCGCCGACGGGCCGGTCGCGCTGACCGGTTACTGCATGGGTGCCCGGCTGGCCCTGTGGACGGCGGCCGCGCATCCGGACCGGGTCGCGGCGGCGGCCGGGTTCCACGGCGGCGGCCTCGCCACCGACGAGCCGACCAGCCCGCATCTGGGCGCCCCGGACATCACCGCGGAGCTGTACTTCGGGCACGCCGACAACGACCGGTCGCTGCCCCCGGAGCAGATCGCGCGCTTCGAGGAGGCCCTGACCGCGGCCGGCGTCCGGCACACCTGCGAGGTCTATCCCGGCGCCCACCACGGCTACACCCAGGCGGACACGCCCGCGTACAACCGCGAGGCCGACGAGCGGCACTGGGCGGCGCTGCTGGACCTGCTCAAGCGCACCTTCTGA
- a CDS encoding L-threonylcarbamoyladenylate synthase: protein MAKYFDVHPENPQPRSIAQIADAVRSEALIAYPTDSCYALGCRLGSRDGMDRIRSIRHLDDRHHFTLMCRDFAQLGQFVRVDNDVFRAVKASTPGSYTFILPATREVPRKLLHPKKKTVGVRIPDHVVTQALLAELGEPLLSSTLLLPDEAEPLTQGWEIKDRLDHVVDAVVDSGECGTEPTTVVDFSGGEAEIVRRGAGDTGRFE from the coding sequence GTGGCGAAGTACTTCGACGTGCACCCCGAGAACCCGCAGCCGCGCAGCATCGCCCAGATCGCCGACGCGGTGCGGTCGGAAGCGCTCATCGCATACCCGACCGACTCCTGTTACGCGCTGGGCTGCCGGCTGGGCAGCCGGGACGGCATGGACCGGATCCGCTCCATCCGCCATCTGGACGACCGGCACCACTTCACGCTGATGTGCCGGGACTTCGCGCAGCTCGGCCAGTTCGTGCGGGTGGACAACGACGTGTTCCGCGCCGTGAAGGCGTCCACGCCCGGCAGTTACACCTTCATCCTCCCGGCCACCCGTGAGGTACCGCGCAAGCTGCTGCACCCGAAGAAGAAGACCGTGGGTGTGCGCATCCCCGATCACGTGGTCACCCAGGCGCTGCTGGCGGAGCTGGGCGAGCCGCTGCTGTCCAGCACGCTGTTGCTGCCGGACGAGGCGGAGCCGCTGACGCAGGGCTGGGAGATCAAGGACCGGCTCGACCACGTGGTGGACGCGGTGGTCGACTCGGGCGAGTGCGGCACCGAGCCGACGACGGTCGTGGACTTCTCCGGCGGCGAGGCGGAGATCGTACGGCGGGGCGCCGGTGACACCGGCCGCTTCGAGTGA
- a CDS encoding MarR family transcriptional regulator, with protein MKPDNVSALVSRLTEQGLLERGQDSADKRVAISPGACRR; from the coding sequence ATGAAGCCCGACAACGTCAGTGCGCTGGTTTCCCGGCTCACCGAGCAGGGGCTGCTGGAGCGCGGGCAGGACAGCGCCGACAAGCGGGTCGCCATCTCGCCAGGGGCTTGCCGGCGCTGA
- a CDS encoding serine hydrolase domain-containing protein: MSMSSARLRRGATIAVLAGTLVVPLTTGSAGAAPAALPAALTADSPSPSPSKPAVRPLTSQVARQLDAAVRKVMREANVPGVTVGIWTPGQPSYVRSFGVADKSSGQKMAPDMFMRVGSETKTFTVTALLQLVDQKKVGLDDPVGKYIGGVPNENRITLRQLAEMRSGLFNYSDDPDFFKALTSDPQRSFTPEQLLAYAFKHPVVFQPGQKFSYCNTNLILLGLVVEKVSGQHLGDYIRQHILDPAGMKHTLFPTGNEFPNPHAQGYTEQTANGKEADAADWNPSWGWAAGAIISNLRDLRTWAPTVATGRFPGGKPMVSAATQKQRLITPQAGSIRGAGYGLGIFDVQGWIGHNGSLPGYESLTVYLPSARTTLVALLNTDTDYRSREPSTVLGAAITKIISPGHVYNLPVTRTG, encoded by the coding sequence ATGTCGATGTCGTCCGCACGTCTGCGCCGGGGGGCCACGATCGCCGTGCTGGCGGGAACACTGGTGGTACCGCTCACCACCGGGAGCGCGGGAGCGGCACCCGCCGCCCTGCCGGCCGCGCTCACCGCGGACTCGCCGAGCCCCTCCCCCTCTAAGCCGGCCGTCCGTCCGCTCACGTCGCAGGTGGCACGCCAACTCGACGCCGCCGTACGGAAGGTGATGCGCGAGGCGAACGTGCCCGGTGTGACCGTCGGCATCTGGACGCCGGGACAGCCGAGTTACGTCCGCTCGTTCGGGGTCGCCGACAAGAGCAGCGGTCAGAAGATGGCGCCGGACATGTTCATGCGTGTCGGCAGCGAGACGAAGACCTTCACCGTGACGGCGCTGCTGCAGCTGGTGGACCAGAAGAAGGTCGGTCTGGACGACCCCGTCGGCAAGTACATCGGCGGCGTGCCCAACGAGAACCGGATCACCTTGCGCCAACTGGCCGAGATGCGCAGCGGACTGTTCAACTACTCAGACGATCCCGACTTCTTCAAGGCGCTGACCTCCGACCCGCAACGGAGCTTCACGCCCGAGCAGTTGCTCGCCTACGCCTTCAAGCATCCGGTGGTGTTCCAGCCGGGGCAGAAGTTCTCTTACTGCAACACCAACCTGATCCTGCTGGGTCTGGTGGTGGAGAAGGTGAGCGGGCAGCACCTCGGGGACTACATCAGGCAGCACATCCTCGATCCGGCCGGTATGAAGCACACCCTCTTCCCGACCGGCAACGAGTTCCCCAACCCGCACGCGCAGGGCTACACCGAGCAGACGGCGAACGGCAAGGAGGCCGACGCTGCCGACTGGAATCCGTCCTGGGGCTGGGCGGCCGGCGCGATCATCTCGAACCTGCGGGATCTGCGCACCTGGGCGCCCACGGTGGCCACGGGCCGATTCCCGGGCGGGAAGCCGATGGTCAGTGCCGCCACCCAGAAGCAGCGGCTGATCACTCCGCAGGCCGGCTCGATCAGGGGCGCCGGATACGGCCTGGGCATCTTCGACGTGCAGGGGTGGATCGGCCACAACGGCTCCCTGCCGGGTTACGAGTCGTTGACCGTCTATCTGCCGTCGGCCCGGACGACGCTCGTCGCGCTCCTCAACACCGACACCGACTACCGCTCCCGGGAGCCCAGCACGGTACTCGGCGCGGCGATCACGAAGATCATCTCTCCCGGGCACGTGTACAACCTGCCCGTGACACGCACCGGTTGA
- a CDS encoding PP2C family protein-serine/threonine phosphatase produces the protein MESVRGGASRRNREERGWLRGAPPPRWVRVLPVLLLVAVAGATLVTPHARDLGFLLGAIPPLAVLSYGPLATAVLGVGVIVALNVPATHLNRPGNTDLLTIVFVAALSVFVSYVRSRRDAQLDTERAIGEAVQRAVMPPLPKRVGSVGCAGFYRAAQNGTLVGGDFFDVRDGPYGVRAVMGDVQGHGLAAVATVVSLLGAFREAVLDQPDLEAVAARMDRRLAVDSTGVRHGELFATGVLLEFSSDGRAVRVVACGHPVPVLLHERHAVELTIASGPPLGLGLVGVDPPKEVTVPLAPGDRLFLASDGVWEARDAGRAFYPLPGRLAALTGTASAELPEVVWADLARRRYEVRDDVTMLVLTPEPRAA, from the coding sequence GTGGAATCGGTGCGCGGCGGGGCGTCGCGTCGGAACCGGGAGGAACGCGGCTGGTTGCGGGGCGCGCCACCGCCGCGCTGGGTGCGGGTGCTCCCCGTGCTGCTGCTCGTGGCCGTCGCCGGGGCCACGCTGGTCACCCCCCACGCCCGCGATCTGGGCTTTCTGCTCGGCGCCATCCCGCCCCTGGCCGTCCTGTCGTACGGCCCGCTGGCCACCGCCGTCCTGGGCGTCGGGGTGATCGTGGCGCTGAACGTCCCCGCCACCCACCTCAACCGCCCCGGCAACACCGATCTGCTCACCATCGTGTTCGTGGCCGCCCTGAGCGTGTTCGTGTCGTATGTACGCAGTCGCCGGGACGCCCAGCTGGACACGGAGCGGGCGATCGGCGAGGCCGTGCAGCGGGCCGTGATGCCGCCGCTGCCGAAGCGGGTCGGGAGCGTGGGTTGCGCGGGTTTCTACCGGGCCGCGCAGAACGGCACGCTGGTCGGCGGGGACTTCTTCGACGTGCGGGACGGGCCGTACGGCGTGCGCGCGGTGATGGGCGATGTGCAGGGGCACGGGCTGGCCGCGGTCGCGACGGTGGTGTCGCTGCTGGGCGCGTTCCGGGAGGCCGTGCTGGACCAGCCGGACCTGGAGGCGGTCGCCGCGCGGATGGACCGCAGGCTGGCGGTGGACTCGACGGGCGTACGGCACGGGGAGCTGTTCGCCACGGGGGTGCTGCTGGAGTTCTCCTCCGACGGGCGCGCGGTGCGCGTGGTGGCCTGCGGTCATCCGGTGCCCGTCCTGCTGCACGAGCGGCACGCCGTGGAGCTGACGATCGCATCGGGACCTCCGCTGGGGCTCGGGCTGGTCGGCGTCGACCCGCCGAAGGAGGTCACCGTGCCGCTCGCGCCGGGTGACCGGCTCTTCCTGGCCTCCGACGGGGTGTGGGAGGCGCGGGACGCCGGCCGCGCCTTCTATCCGCTGCCCGGGCGCCTGGCCGCCCTCACCGGTACGGCCTCCGCAGAGCTGCCCGAGGTGGTGTGGGCGGACCTCGCACGGCGGCGCTACGAGGTCCGGGACGATGTCACCATGCTGGTGCTGACGCCCGAACCAAGGGCCGCCTGA
- a CDS encoding N-acetyltransferase → MTPLVIRTLDESSAHLFDTMPDPLAFRDKHRHTRYRADWRRIALRDGRTVARAAWWGPPEDPEPLLINWFDVAEGEEEAGAALLRTAPWQTRELELDLPSGWRADPRLRTAADLRADAAGAAGYTPLVERFLYRWTPDRGLPERPGRLVFAPEPDDAVFFDLLRRIHSVTLDAHARRAAERGGPEMAAQQELDFLHWLPSPRAWWQIARTPEGETVGVHVPARNPSGPCVGFIGVVPGQRGHGYAYDLLAECTHFLAAQDAEFIAAATDQTNFPMAAHFTTAGYPVVRERLNFRADPVVSGG, encoded by the coding sequence ATGACCCCCTTGGTCATCCGCACGCTCGACGAGAGCAGCGCGCACCTCTTCGACACCATGCCCGACCCGCTGGCGTTCCGGGACAAGCACCGGCACACCCGCTACCGCGCCGACTGGCGGCGCATCGCCCTGCGCGACGGGCGTACCGTGGCCCGCGCCGCATGGTGGGGGCCGCCCGAGGACCCCGAACCGCTCCTGATCAACTGGTTCGACGTGGCCGAGGGCGAGGAGGAGGCCGGAGCCGCACTCCTGCGCACGGCACCGTGGCAGACCCGCGAACTCGAACTCGACCTGCCCTCCGGCTGGCGCGCCGACCCACGGCTGCGCACCGCCGCGGACCTCCGGGCCGACGCCGCGGGTGCCGCCGGCTACACGCCGCTGGTGGAGCGCTTCCTGTACCGCTGGACACCGGACCGGGGCCTGCCCGAGCGGCCCGGCCGCCTCGTCTTCGCCCCGGAGCCGGATGACGCCGTCTTCTTCGACCTGCTGCGCCGCATCCACTCCGTCACCCTCGACGCCCACGCCCGCCGGGCCGCAGAGCGCGGCGGACCCGAGATGGCCGCACAGCAGGAACTGGACTTCCTCCACTGGCTTCCGTCCCCGCGTGCGTGGTGGCAGATCGCCCGGACGCCCGAGGGTGAGACCGTCGGCGTCCACGTCCCGGCGCGCAATCCGTCCGGGCCCTGCGTCGGCTTCATCGGCGTCGTGCCGGGACAGCGCGGGCACGGCTACGCCTACGACCTGCTCGCCGAGTGCACCCACTTCCTTGCCGCCCAGGACGCCGAGTTCATCGCCGCCGCCACCGACCAGACCAATTTCCCGATGGCCGCACACTTCACCACTGCCGGCTACCCCGTCGTGCGGGAGCGCCTCAACTTCCGGGCCGACCCCGTTGTCAGTGGCGGGTGA
- a CDS encoding Gfo/Idh/MocA family protein yields the protein MRIGLLGTGPWARTAYAPALSGHPGVEFAGVWGRRPEAATALADEHGVPAYDDVDALLADVDAVAVALPPSVQAELAARAARSGRHLLLDKPLGVAVAEGRAVVAAAERAGVASVVFFTARFQKEPEAWIEEQAAVAGWFTARAQWLGAVFTSDSPFAGSPWRREKGALWDVGPHALSVLLPVLGDVRQVVAAAHGPADTVHLVLDHATGASSTLTLSLTAPPAAAGADVELRGEAGVALLPGSPEGAVPALTRAVDALLTAARTGRPHACDAAFGLRVTEILATAQARLAAEGD from the coding sequence ATGCGCATCGGACTGCTGGGAACGGGCCCGTGGGCCCGAACGGCATACGCTCCCGCCCTCTCCGGCCACCCCGGCGTGGAGTTCGCCGGAGTGTGGGGCCGCCGGCCGGAGGCGGCCACGGCCCTGGCCGACGAGCACGGCGTCCCCGCGTACGACGACGTGGACGCGCTGCTGGCCGATGTGGACGCGGTGGCTGTGGCTCTGCCGCCGTCCGTGCAGGCCGAGTTGGCGGCACGGGCGGCACGGTCGGGCCGTCATCTGCTGCTGGACAAGCCGCTCGGGGTGGCGGTCGCCGAGGGCCGGGCCGTGGTGGCCGCGGCGGAGCGGGCCGGGGTGGCCTCGGTGGTGTTCTTCACCGCACGCTTCCAGAAGGAGCCGGAGGCCTGGATCGAGGAACAGGCCGCCGTGGCGGGCTGGTTCACGGCCCGTGCGCAGTGGCTGGGGGCCGTGTTCACCTCCGACAGTCCGTTCGCGGGCTCGCCGTGGCGGCGGGAGAAGGGTGCGCTGTGGGACGTCGGCCCGCACGCCCTGTCGGTGCTGCTGCCGGTCCTCGGTGACGTACGGCAGGTGGTGGCGGCGGCGCACGGTCCCGCGGACACCGTGCACCTGGTCCTCGACCACGCCACCGGTGCGTCGAGCACCCTCACGCTGAGCCTGACGGCGCCGCCTGCGGCGGCCGGGGCCGACGTGGAGCTGCGGGGCGAGGCGGGCGTGGCGCTGCTGCCGGGCAGTCCCGAGGGAGCGGTCCCGGCGCTGACACGCGCGGTCGACGCCCTGCTGACGGCCGCCCGCACGGGCCGCCCGCACGCCTGCGACGCCGCGTTCGGCCTCCGCGTCACCGAAATCCTGGCCACGGCCCAGGCCCGCCTGGCAGCCGAGGGCGACTAG
- the tgmB gene encoding ATP-grasp ribosomal peptide maturase, which produces MTVLILTSQEDVTADMVVLRLGEAGVPVVRFDPADLTNGVALSGEYVQGAYRGHLSVGGRLVTLSGLRSVWVRRPGEAAARAAQPSAWLTEESSQALYGMLRTTDTRWMNHPDAARRARHKPWQLHLAQRCGLAVPATLITTFPQAAREFAERFPDLVVKPVSGAHPQEPPRAVPTSRVAPDADFSAVAFGPTLLQRRVAKRADIRLTVVGDTLLAARKPADPDAHPDDVDVRFAPSVSPWLPADVPARVAEGVRRYMRGAELAYGAFDFAEDADGIWWFLECNQSGQFGFVEMDTGQPIAATIADWLAGNGDPDGRCAERDRGAAS; this is translated from the coding sequence ATGACCGTGCTCATCCTGACCAGTCAAGAAGACGTGACGGCGGACATGGTGGTCCTCCGGCTGGGCGAAGCCGGAGTGCCCGTCGTCCGGTTCGATCCCGCCGATCTGACCAACGGGGTGGCGTTGTCGGGCGAGTACGTGCAGGGCGCCTACCGGGGGCATCTGTCCGTCGGAGGGCGCCTGGTGACCCTGAGCGGCCTGCGCTCCGTCTGGGTGCGCAGGCCCGGAGAGGCGGCCGCTCGGGCCGCCCAGCCGTCCGCCTGGCTGACGGAGGAGTCGTCGCAGGCGCTGTACGGCATGCTGCGCACCACCGACACGCGCTGGATGAACCATCCGGACGCGGCCCGCCGCGCCCGGCACAAGCCCTGGCAGCTGCATCTCGCACAGCGCTGCGGCCTCGCGGTGCCGGCCACGCTGATCACGACATTCCCGCAGGCGGCGCGGGAGTTCGCGGAGCGTTTCCCGGATCTGGTGGTCAAGCCGGTGTCCGGTGCGCATCCGCAAGAGCCGCCGCGCGCGGTGCCGACCAGCCGGGTCGCGCCGGACGCCGACTTCTCAGCGGTGGCCTTCGGTCCGACGCTGCTGCAGCGGCGGGTCGCCAAGCGGGCCGACATCCGGCTCACCGTCGTCGGCGACACCCTGCTGGCGGCGCGCAAGCCCGCCGACCCCGACGCCCACCCGGACGACGTGGACGTCCGTTTCGCCCCCTCGGTCTCTCCCTGGCTGCCCGCGGACGTGCCGGCGCGCGTCGCCGAGGGCGTACGGCGGTACATGAGGGGCGCGGAACTGGCCTACGGCGCATTCGACTTCGCCGAGGACGCCGACGGGATCTGGTGGTTCCTGGAGTGCAACCAGTCGGGCCAGTTCGGGTTCGTCGAGATGGACACAGGTCAGCCCATCGCCGCGACGATCGCCGACTGGCTTGCCGGGAACGGGGATCCGGACGGCAGGTGTGCGGAGCGCGACCGGGGCGCAGCCTCTTGA
- the tgmA gene encoding putative ATP-grasp-modified RiPP, producing the protein MQPFTLNYARPAVQLDVTTPYAYDSGLQLNVLPDGRIAATDHATLRTLGTTTSTAGSKTHFDD; encoded by the coding sequence ATGCAACCGTTCACGCTCAACTACGCGCGCCCCGCTGTGCAGTTGGACGTCACCACTCCGTATGCGTACGACTCCGGACTGCAGTTGAACGTCCTCCCGGACGGGCGGATAGCCGCCACCGACCACGCGACCCTGAGAACTCTGGGGACCACGACGTCGACCGCCGGTTCCAAGACCCACTTCGACGACTGA